From one Paenibacillus sp. FSL K6-1330 genomic stretch:
- a CDS encoding TetR/AcrR family transcriptional regulator, whose protein sequence is MVRPREFQDEAIFYGVYRALCKKGYGQAALTDITHEVNISPAALMKRFGSKKNLFLAYSDYVIELTKHAFQEASLSDQSRLDALKAVFKHAVLHMKDPVELANHTSFYLEGTNDPDLLEKTRYRLQLIDEFTRQMLSQAITNKEIAECDVAMVSRVLQASISGAMMIWIKESNRTLDELFDECFQVIFAPLWHVGTESFQI, encoded by the coding sequence ATGGTAAGACCTCGCGAATTTCAAGATGAGGCTATCTTCTACGGTGTCTACCGGGCACTGTGCAAAAAAGGATACGGTCAAGCAGCATTAACCGACATCACGCATGAAGTGAATATTTCGCCGGCAGCCTTAATGAAGCGATTCGGTTCGAAGAAGAATTTGTTCCTGGCCTACAGCGATTATGTTATTGAATTAACCAAGCATGCCTTCCAGGAGGCCAGCCTATCCGATCAATCCAGACTTGATGCACTAAAGGCCGTGTTTAAGCATGCGGTTTTACATATGAAAGATCCTGTTGAATTGGCTAACCATACTTCCTTCTATCTGGAAGGGACGAATGATCCGGATTTGTTGGAGAAGACCCGGTACCGACTGCAGCTCATCGATGAGTTTACCCGGCAGATGCTCAGCCAGGCGATTACGAACAAAGAAATCGCTGAATGCGACGTGGCTATGGTTAGCAGGGTACTGCAAGCCTCCATCAGCGGGGCTATGATGATCTGGATTAAAGAATCAAACCGAACGTTGGATGAACTGTTTGATGAGTGCTTTCAGGTGATATTTGCTCCGTTATGGCATGTCGGTACGGAATCATTTCAAATATAG
- a CDS encoding alpha/beta hydrolase, producing MPIFKGREVDLYYEVKGEGKPLVFTHGASWNHEQWRPQVDYFSRQYQTVVWDVRGHGSSSLPDGKVDSEDFSRDLADLLSHLGIEKAILCGLSLGGHISLQTAVRYPDKVAALVLIGTPFTNAFNWYERMFVPLNRWSSYLMPMSLSGKMQGKMLSKYNQSNQAYIEKAFRSIPHSNWVRIWDAVTRMESTQDLHKIHCPTLLLQGESDTMIRRQQEYMQERIANSRLRIIRNAHHATNLDNPDEVNEAIASFLTENAM from the coding sequence ATGCCGATTTTCAAAGGAAGGGAAGTCGATCTGTACTATGAAGTAAAGGGAGAAGGAAAACCGCTTGTTTTTACGCATGGGGCCTCGTGGAATCATGAACAATGGCGGCCGCAAGTCGATTATTTCTCACGTCAGTATCAAACCGTCGTATGGGATGTTCGGGGGCATGGTTCGTCTTCCTTGCCGGACGGCAAGGTGGACTCGGAGGATTTTAGCAGGGATTTGGCGGATCTGCTAAGTCATCTGGGCATCGAGAAAGCGATCCTTTGCGGGTTATCCCTGGGTGGGCATATTTCGCTGCAGACTGCCGTTCGCTATCCTGACAAGGTTGCAGCCCTGGTACTGATCGGCACTCCGTTCACGAATGCGTTCAATTGGTATGAGCGAATGTTCGTGCCGCTAAATCGCTGGTCAAGTTACTTGATGCCGATGTCCTTATCGGGAAAAATGCAAGGGAAAATGCTATCCAAGTACAATCAGAGCAATCAAGCTTATATAGAGAAAGCCTTTCGTTCCATCCCGCATTCCAACTGGGTTCGGATATGGGATGCGGTGACCCGGATGGAGAGCACGCAGGATCTGCATAAGATCCATTGTCCAACCTTGCTTCTTCAAGGAGAGAGCGACACGATGATCCGAAGGCAGCAGGAATACATGCAGGAGAGAATTGCGAATTCGCGATTAAGAATCATCCGGAACGCTCACCATGCAACGAATTTGGATAACCCGGATGAAGTCAATGAAGCCATCGCTTCATTTCTGACAGAGAACGCGATGTAG
- a CDS encoding acyl-CoA dehydrogenase family protein, with protein MNRSGSTDPFIRNEREAMIATRADKLGAKFAERAPRHDLEGSFPFENFDDLKESGYLKLTVPASFGGEEASVYEMVLAQERLARGDGSTALAVGWHIGQILQLRLSEAWPEPLFERLCKDVVAEGVVINELASEPATGSPSRGGRPETTARRVSGGWRITGRKTFSTLSPILKQFVVTAGIEHSEKVGAFLVRSGPGVKVEETWNTMGMRATGSHDMILEDVFVPETEVIRGLDYEKPEFPVSTEGILLHIPACYMGIAYAARNFAIDFARHHKPNSLTVPIAELPNIQRHIAQIEVDLLTARSYLYQTADRWDKEVENRAALKPELGLAKYVVTNAAVRIVDHAMRIVGGLSLSRNLPLERMYRDVRAGLHNPPMDDVVLTNLARRAISEVEE; from the coding sequence TTGAATCGATCCGGTTCCACAGATCCATTCATACGTAATGAACGCGAAGCCATGATCGCAACTCGGGCCGATAAGCTTGGAGCGAAATTCGCGGAAAGAGCTCCACGGCACGACTTGGAGGGATCGTTTCCGTTCGAGAATTTTGATGACTTGAAGGAGTCGGGCTATCTGAAGCTGACCGTCCCGGCATCCTTTGGAGGAGAAGAAGCCTCCGTATACGAGATGGTGCTTGCCCAGGAACGACTCGCCAGAGGTGACGGCTCTACGGCGCTGGCGGTCGGTTGGCATATCGGGCAAATACTCCAGCTGCGCCTATCCGAGGCTTGGCCGGAGCCTTTATTTGAGAGACTGTGCAAAGACGTTGTAGCTGAAGGCGTGGTTATTAATGAGCTGGCGAGCGAACCTGCGACAGGGAGTCCCAGCCGGGGCGGAAGGCCGGAGACCACGGCGCGGCGGGTGTCGGGCGGCTGGCGCATTACCGGACGCAAAACCTTCAGCACGTTAAGCCCGATCTTGAAGCAATTTGTGGTTACGGCAGGTATCGAGCATAGCGAGAAGGTCGGTGCGTTCCTCGTGCGCAGCGGGCCCGGGGTTAAGGTCGAGGAAACCTGGAATACGATGGGCATGCGGGCAACGGGAAGCCATGACATGATTCTGGAGGACGTGTTCGTGCCGGAGACGGAAGTGATTCGGGGACTCGATTATGAGAAACCTGAGTTTCCCGTATCGACGGAAGGCATTCTGCTTCACATCCCGGCATGTTATATGGGGATTGCTTATGCCGCACGCAATTTTGCCATCGATTTTGCCCGTCATCATAAACCGAATTCCTTGACGGTCCCCATTGCCGAATTGCCGAATATCCAAAGACATATCGCCCAAATCGAAGTGGATCTGCTTACGGCCCGCAGCTATTTGTATCAAACCGCCGACCGCTGGGACAAGGAAGTGGAGAACCGCGCTGCGCTCAAACCTGAGCTGGGTCTTGCCAAATATGTCGTGACCAATGCAGCGGTCCGGATTGTCGATCACGCCATGCGGATCGTTGGAGGATTGAGTCTCTCCCGGAATCTCCCGTTGGAACGAATGTACAGGGATGTCCGGGCGGGTCTTCATAATCCGCCGATGGACGATGTCGTGCTGACGAATCTCGCCCGTCGAGCCATTTCGGAAGTGGAGGAGTAG
- a CDS encoding MerR family transcriptional regulator: protein MEYTVQKLGKLAGISTRTLRYYDEIGILKPARINSSGYRIYGQEEVNQLQQILFYRELGLHLDGIKEILTSPSFNRTKALQEHHAQLLDKRRQLDLLITNVENTIASAEGRKTMSDQEKFEGFKQKLIDDNEKKYGKEIREKYGEETVNKSNAKLKNMTQAQHEEVTRLTDELYKTLAEAFKQGDPASELAQKAADLHKRWLTYYWNDYSKEAHAGLAQMYVDDERFTAHYDEKQPGTAKFLRDAILIYTGMNPS from the coding sequence ATGGAATACACGGTGCAAAAGCTTGGAAAGTTGGCAGGAATAAGCACACGGACGCTCCGTTATTACGATGAGATTGGCATTCTGAAGCCGGCCAGAATCAACTCGTCAGGATATCGGATCTATGGGCAGGAGGAGGTCAATCAATTGCAGCAGATCTTGTTTTACCGGGAGCTCGGTCTTCACTTGGACGGGATCAAGGAGATTCTGACCTCGCCATCCTTCAACCGGACCAAGGCGCTCCAGGAACACCATGCGCAGCTCCTAGACAAAAGAAGGCAATTGGATTTGCTGATTACCAATGTGGAGAACACGATCGCCTCCGCCGAAGGGAGAAAAACCATGAGTGACCAAGAGAAATTCGAAGGATTCAAGCAGAAGCTGATTGATGATAATGAGAAGAAGTACGGTAAGGAAATTCGCGAGAAATATGGCGAAGAGACTGTAAATAAATCCAATGCCAAGCTGAAAAACATGACGCAAGCGCAGCATGAGGAAGTAACGCGTCTGACTGATGAACTGTACAAGACGCTGGCTGAAGCGTTTAAGCAAGGCGATCCTGCCAGTGAGCTGGCTCAGAAGGCGGCCGATCTTCACAAGCGCTGGCTCACTTATTATTGGAACGATTACAGTAAAGAGGCCCACGCAGGCCTCGCTCAGATGTACGTTGACGATGAGCGTTTTACCGCCCATTACGATGAGAAGCAGCCCGGAACCGCCAAGTTCCTCCGCGATGCGATTCTGATTTACACAGGTATGAATCCCTCGTAA
- a CDS encoding YheC/YheD family protein encodes MRLENGPLIGILVAKRNSRKRILELYERYHNLNLKLYAFTPADILWDEQRIIGLSLKKGIWKQSSFPFPHVVYNRCFNKKLITIQRLEKAIGRNKCFNNINFFNKWDLYNLLQQSDLKAYVPDTFLYNEVNVSELLEKYKLLYIKPLYGSKGKSVYRVELTDNGDIHISLHSLAPRYICRKNESIQEKLDKLLGLTKYMVQQGIHMSQFDHQYFDIRVLVQKDILGEWTVSIITCRVAYEHYFNTSMCESIYEVSEILPRLFSPEKMNKILRSLYEVSVTAAHEADIHMGSLGELSVDFVLDEQRELWIIELNGKPQKNIYKDLKSIKRKIYSRPLEYAYYLSQP; translated from the coding sequence ATGAGATTGGAGAATGGCCCTTTAATAGGTATTCTGGTAGCTAAAAGGAACAGCAGAAAAAGAATTTTGGAGCTTTATGAACGTTATCACAATCTAAACCTGAAACTTTACGCCTTTACACCGGCAGATATTCTTTGGGATGAACAACGTATTATTGGACTTAGCCTGAAAAAGGGCATATGGAAACAAAGTTCGTTCCCATTTCCTCATGTGGTCTATAACCGGTGTTTTAACAAAAAATTAATAACCATTCAACGACTAGAGAAGGCGATTGGTAGAAACAAATGTTTCAACAATATCAATTTTTTTAATAAATGGGATCTCTATAACCTATTACAACAGTCAGATCTTAAAGCTTATGTGCCGGACACATTTTTATATAATGAAGTGAATGTATCAGAACTATTAGAGAAATATAAACTACTATACATTAAGCCTTTATACGGATCTAAGGGGAAGTCTGTGTATCGGGTTGAACTAACGGATAATGGAGATATTCACATCTCTTTGCACAGCTTGGCTCCAAGATATATTTGCAGAAAAAACGAAAGCATTCAGGAAAAATTGGATAAACTTCTCGGACTAACGAAATACATGGTTCAGCAAGGGATCCATATGAGTCAATTTGATCATCAGTATTTTGATATCCGGGTCCTTGTTCAAAAAGATATTCTTGGAGAATGGACGGTTTCCATCATTACATGTAGAGTGGCTTATGAACATTACTTTAACACGAGTATGTGTGAAAGCATTTATGAAGTTTCAGAAATTCTTCCGCGATTATTTTCGCCGGAGAAAATGAATAAAATCCTCCGATCTCTGTATGAGGTAAGTGTAACGGCCGCACATGAAGCAGACATTCATATGGGTTCATTGGGAGAATTGAGCGTCGATTTTGTGTTAGACGAGCAAAGAGAGTTATGGATTATTGAACTTAACGGAAAACCCCAAAAAAATATATACAAAGACCTTAAAAGTATAAAACGCAAAATTTATAGTAGACCATTGGAATATGCTTATTATCTCTCTCAACCTTGA